Below is a genomic region from Persephonella sp..
GCTTGCTGTTGGGGAAAAGGACAGAAAAATAGCAGAAGAACTATCAAGAAAGGTGGTTAAGAGACTTGAAAAAACATTAAAAAAAGAACAGATACCAACAGTTGAGCAGGTTCAGGATATAGTTGAACAGATATTGATAGAGGAAGGTATGGCGAAGGTTGCAAAAGCTTACATCCTTTACAGACAGAAAAGGGCTGA
It encodes:
- a CDS encoding ATP cone domain-containing protein → MIQKIIKRDRKVVDFNPEKITNAIWKAMLAVGEKDRKIAEELSRKVVKRLEKTLKKEQIPTVEQVQDIVEQILIEEGMAKVAKAYILYRQKRA